The genomic stretch TCACCCGGGCCCAAGACCGTCACCTGGCCCTGAGACCGTGGCCCCGGGCCCTCAGTGTCAACCCACACGCCCGTCCCTGAGGCACAGCGGGCCACTTCCTCCCTCACTGCGCCCCAGCCGCCgggaaggaaagaagagtttCTATTCACGTTCCCGCTCGTCAGAAGTTTTGCTTGGACTTTTCTACCCCGTCTACTCTGTCACGATCCGGGAATAAAGCGTTATAGCTGGAATCTGGTAACTTCTGCAAGGCAGCCGGGATCTTTCCTAGCTCGATGGCGTCAGTTAAAGAGTGACTTCCTCCATCACTGAACTAAGGCTCCCCTTCAAGGGCTACAGCCCTTTTACTCCGCAGTAACACAGACTATAATTCTGCACTGAGCACATGAACTACATCGGCTCGGCCAGACGTCATCACTTCTCTGCTCAAAGTAACCGCCTGTCACAAGCACAAGTGATGGAGCACGGTGACACGGGACACGGGAACGGCAGAGCGCCAACACCCGCTGGCCGAAGAGGGGCGCGCCCGGTACTGCGGGAACTCTCAAAACCGACAGGAGGAAATCACGGTCTGAAGACCTAACCCACGGAAAATCAACTGCCCCGCCTCCCACACTTACTCCCCCCCCACTGGCCTTTACGTCCCAATGCAACTGCTGATTTCAAGTGCCACAGGTGCCTTCCAGGGCACACTCAGAAACACACACTGGCAGAAACCCGAGGAACGTTCCAGAAGCCCAGAAACAAGGCGAGGGCTGCAGGCCAGACCCTCAGCTCTGCACCCCCGAGTCACCTGCAGCGAGCAGAAGTCTCACCTGGGAAACCTGACTCTCCGGGACAACTGACTTCTTATGGCTCAGGAAGagcagtaaaataacagcaaaaggCACTACTCTAAGCACCTGGCGTGCAGcaacttatttaattctcagaacAGCCCTGCTGTCATCCCCGCATCCCACAGGTGAAGACAGGAGGGCGAGGAACGAATGGCTGTGTATCTCGCCCCGGGTCCCTGGAGCCGGGACCGGAAAGGTCGTCTTTCCTGACCCCGGGTCCTCGGTCGCTCCCTAAGGGACAGTGCCGCACATTCCCACCCCAGGTCGGCACGTGACACTGCGTGTCACAGTGACTGATGACATGAGCCCCTGCACGCACGCTCCACTCTGACCGATGTCCCTTTGAAAGTCACCGCTCGTGACTGCGCCCCTTGCTACGAAGACTGCACCACAGCGACACCTCCGAGAGAATCGGGGTCACGTGAGAACCCCAAAGTCACCCCTATGCTGCACGGTGTCGCTCCGCCCGCACCCACGGACACCGACCTGTGGGCTCCCCGCCGCCGTGGGGGCTCAGGTTTGTCCAGAAGATGCTGTGATTGATGTGGCCTCCGCCGTTGAACTTCAGTGCGGACTGGAGGGAGATCTGGGTGGTGACGTCacctgaaatattaaaaggcacgtacattttttaaaattctcactttTTCAGCCATTCTATACACTATTGTATTCTTTGTAAAATGTCAGGTAATTGGGTCAGCTTGCCTATAGCACCCTACAGGTCCTCAAATTCTACAATTTCAGAGCTCTACACAGAAAGGCCTTTGCAAAATGCTCTGTCCCAGCGGACTGCCAGGTGGTAAGCGACACATTAAACACCTAGAGGGAGGCCCAGGGGCGGGGGCGAGGCCGGCAGAACACTCAGTCCTGAGCTCCGAAGAGCCAGAGCTCCCTCAGCACAAACACAGGAAGCAGTGCGATGCCACACTGTACGGCCCCACACAGACTGCGGGACGGTCTCCCCTCTCGCTGTCTAGGTGAACAGCTATTCACTGGGAAACGTCTCAATGTTACATCAACGAGAAACGCCACACAGGCAAACTACACTCCTGATTCTCAACCCCAAACGTGCTCCTCCTGCGGGCTTCCCCGCCTCGGGAAGGCCCAGCTGTCTTCTCGGGACATTTCTGATAACTGGGTCATCTCTGACCCCTTTCCCCGCACACCCTTCATCTAACAACCCACTGCATGCCCACCAGCAAGGCCAGCTCTCccgttcacacacacacaggacccGACCCCTTCTTCCGATGCCTGGTGCAGACCAGCAGCATCCATTCCCCCGCCTCTAGCCCCCAGCGCTCCTGCCACCCCGGGGCATCAATCTCCTGCTTCCAAGTCTGCCCCTGACAGTCCATTTTCAACAGACTGGCCAGGGGACTCCTCTACACCCCACAACGATCGCTGCTCTTCTCAGCGTGAACCCCAGGTCCCTACAATGGgctacagacacacacacacacaccacggggccctctgcagccccaggctggcccAGCTGCAGGCTCAGCGCGCTGCCAGCTGAGGGTCCCCGAGGCTTCCTGTGCGGGACCCCTCGTTCCCCCGAGGCAGCCTCAGGCTTCACTCCCTCGTCGCTCCTTCAAGTTTCTACTGCACTGCCAACTTCACCGTTTACGCAGTTCCCCTACTTTTCCTCTCTACACCCCCTGCCATACTACATACTTACTTGTTCACCTGTCTCCCCACCAAAATAAAAGCTCCAGTGAGGACAAAGACTTTCATGCACTACTGTGACCCAGGGCCCAATATATTGCCTTGTATGTAGCAAGGCACTCAATGTTTGTTGATTGACtagataattaaatatattgaatgTCGTTTCCAAGGTCAAAAAACTATCTGACATCTGTAGTACTCAAAACAAAATGTCACCTTTGAAGACATTAGACCTTGCTAACaaggaggcaaaaatattttgatgccTTCCAGAAGCTACAGATGAAGTGAACTATCagataaaaatggggaaattCCCTTGTTAAATGAAATGACTTGTTTATTATTCACAAGATGGCAAGAGACAAGGTGAAGGGCACAGAGAACCACCGAGGACGCTGCTCAGAGCTTCTGTAACAGAACAAGCTCGCTGCTGCTGGCCTCCAGGCGCAAATGCGTAAGAAACACCCCTGTTTTCTTAAGCAAGGCCGAGCCTCCAGCTGGCCAGCAATTCAGATAGGAGGGGACCGCGTGATATCTGAACGCACAGCTGATCTTTGAAAGTTTTTTCTAAGATGCCAACTGTCTGCTGTTATGTCTATAAAACAACTTTCTCACAAATCGGTGTCTCCCTTGATTAATTCTTCTTGGAAAGACaccctgaaaataaatttaagtttacTAAATTGTGTTTTCATAAGTCAACAGTAACtacatttttctaatgaaaaagaaacacacttAATCAGAATTAGTCTAACAATTTCAACCTGTGAAAGTTgagttaatcattttttaaattgtaatagcCATTTGGAGGACTTAGTATCTGcttggaaggagggagggcggCTTTGCTGTCGCCcgggccgggtggctcagttggttggagcgtcatcccgttCACCATAACTTCTCTGAAGTTCAACCTTTCCTTTGGTTTCACTTCtaccttttttcccttctgtgaaaCACAATAAAAGCTAAATGAGTTTATTACTTACACGTGATGAGACTGATGATGTAATTTTACTTCTATTCTTTTGACCCCAATTTTCAAACATGAAAACTCAGCTCTTGCACAATTTTTAAACTGTAGCACTTTAGATTCAAGACAACTCGGCAGGTACTTAATAATTAGTGGGCAGTACAGAATTATAATGTAAAGCTCTTCTTCCCCCAGTGGCTTTCATTAAACAAGTAGTTCGCTGAATCACTGCTTCCATTGCACaagcaaaggagagaaagtaAGCTATTTTGAAATTACTGAAGAGAGAGGTTCGTAGGTGTCAGATGTCCTCAAGTAGAACATACTTTCACAACTGGGATATTCCCCAGCCTCTCTACGACCACAGCCTTCCCGCTTCTGCTGTGTCCTGAGTCACCAAAACTTTTCCGGTCTGCAGAGCCTCCCGTCTGTCTGTCGGCACCTGAGGTTTCTGAGCATCAGAACTCAAGATTCCAAAGTGTGGCAACttcctcttgtttttgttttgctatttacCTCACCCACAATCCGGGTGAAATACTGCGTCTTTCCACTAGGTGCCCCCAGTAAGCAAGATTTCGCTGTCAAAAATTTACTACGCCAATTTCATAGGACttgacattcaataaaaatacgtatattccagaaaaaaatatgttttttaaactgTGTAGCTCACGAAGCCATACCTGTAGTCTGGAGACACGACTGCCAATTATTTCCTCTGCAAACCCCTGCTTAAACTAACAGGCTGAAAAGTGTAATCGTTTTTGTATACAAAGATCAAGGCGTAGTattcccacacacacccccagacGCAAAACACAAAAAGTCCACATGTTACTGGTTTTGTCAGCtgggctctttaaaaaaaaatagtaactccACATGTTTTCATTGAATTCTAAATATTAGTAAACAAAGACAAGCCTGTATCAGGTTCCCACGAATGGATACTTTCCTTGTGGATGTCAAGAACACGTGGAGTGATCTACCAAACGGAGGAGCAGCGTCTCCTCGGGGAAACACGCCCGGCCGCCAGCTTCCCCGAGCGGGGAGCCCGCACCTACCCTTCTGCAGCGCATCCAGGTACTTCTCCTCGGTGACGTTCAGGTTGTTCACGTAGGCCGCGTGGTGCTTGCTGTGGTGAAGCTCCATGATCTGCGCGTTGATGTGAGGCTCCAGGGCGCCATAGTCGTACGGCAGGTCGGGCAGTTTGTGcttctgcctgcagcccagggaccCCAGGGCCGGCGCCAGCTTCCGGCTCGTGCTGGGAAGACAAACACAGACCGATCCGCTCACGCGGGCCGTCCGCTCCACGCGCGCCCGTCTGCGCAGCCCCGGCTGCGGGACGAGCGGCGCACCTGGGCCTTTGCCCGGCTTGCCCGCTGTCTCGCCCGCCACCTTCTTTAAACTAACGCCGCTGTCCTGCGCCTCGGCAGCACCTGCACGCGCTCAACGCACCCCTGCCTTTCTGCAGGGCCGCCCGCCGCGTCCCCGCCACACCACGGCCCAGAAGGTGCCCTAGACCGCGCCGGGACCCAGCCCGGCAGCTGCCGAGAGCGCCAAAGCAGAGAGACGACCGGGGAGGCGACACCGCGCCGTCCCCGCCGAGGCCCCCGCCCTTCGCCCTTGGGGCAGGAGCCGCGTTCCCGCCGCGCGTCGCAGCCAGGCTCCTAACCTGTACGCTGCGCGGGACAACATGGTGACGCCGACAGCAGGCCTCTCCGAGTCCGAGCCGCCGCGCCGCGCTGACCGCTCGGAGTGAACCGGCGACCGTCGCTGCGCGGCAAGGGCACTGCCGCTCGCCGCAGGCTCCGCCCCCTTCTGGCCGCTCCCACCGAAGGGGGTGTGCTGTGCCgggggctgccccgcccccgtccAGCCCGCGCCCCGAGCTCAGGGGCGCGAGAAGGGGGGTCGCAGAGACCTTCTCCAGTGGGCTGTGGGAGCCGCGGTGCCCACCTGCTAAGTTTCCCTACGTGTCACCAAAGGAACGCCGCTATGCCCCCCCCGGTGTCTGATGGTACGGTCCTTAGCTCCGCCTGCGTCGGCACCGCCCTTCGGGTCCTGGAAGAAGACACGGGATGGCAGGGTCTGCAAGTTcgtcccccaccctccttccctggTGTCCGAGCTGGGGCAGCCCCGGGATCAGGTGATTTTCCCGGAGGAGACCTCCCTTGTTTCCCTGAACTGCCTAGATGCGCTCCAGCGGGTCGGTAAGGAGGGTGGGTCCAGGTTGCTGGGAAGCTGTAGGGCCAttgcccgcccccctcccccccagtgcCGCGAAAGGCCTTTCATTCCGAGAAAAGTGACCTTGGGACCTCCTGCAGGCCCGAGCCCGGCGGAGGGCGGTTACTAAACACCTGAGGCCAGGGACTGCGCCGCAGGGCTCGCGGACATTGATCTCTGTTTCACCAGGAGGATCGGTATCTTCGACTCCAGCCTACGGCCAAAGAGTTCATGGAGGTTAAGCAGGCTGTACTTGTCACACAGTTAGTAAGTAAAAGAGTCAAGATTACAACTCCAAGTTCATACTGTCATGAGTACTAAGACCTACCAGTCAAGTCTTGAGTATTTGTTAGGCGTGACTTCCATGAGCTAACCGctgggaaaatataaagaaatacagcAGAAGATTCTTTTTTACAGTGTCTCACAGTCTACTAAGTTGTATCAAATGCTttatcaacaattaaaaaaaattcctaagtTGTGTGGGCCCTCCCGATATAGAAGTTAGGACGCCTTTAACACTGTTATCGGCTTGAGTTGGGCCCTTATTGAATGGaataatataaaaggaaatagatAGTTGGTGCTTAATAAAGAATTTCCCCTCCCGGCAAGATAGCAGAAGGGGCGGGTGGGCAGTGCGAGAGGTTGCTGGAGCGGCTCTGCTTTCTCACCAGGATCTCCCACCTTGAATGTTACCAAATTGCCACCACTTTCACACGAAGTTATCACCAGATGAGCCACAATTAACATAGATACAATGGTCATGTAGCTGATGGGGCATCCAGTTGTGAAAGCTATTTCTGGAGGTCACGCTGTCCGGGTCAAAAATGAACTAGAAAGACATATTACAATCAAGCTTGGATATGCTAATGCGAAGATTTATAAACGATGACTCAGGTTGTCCTCGGCCGAATGTTGCAGACCCTGCGGCAGTAGCACACCTGATGGGTTTCCTACAGACAGCCCAGGGACCGAAGGGAACTGCAAGTCAGCCAGGCACGTTTCCCTTGTCCATTGCCCTGGCCGGGGTATTTTGATGGCTGCTGTGCTGAACCCGGCAGCAGATAAATATGGCTCTTCGGTTGATACCTAGCTGGTCATGAGTCTTGTCCTCAGCCTCAGACTTCTGAACGCCTGGTTGCTATAGAAATTgtgaaaataacatatatttgatcctagaaaataaaattgattcgGTAAAAGAGAGCCCGGCCAAAGAACAGTGCAGACACACCCTCGCCCTCGTACACAAGGTGCAGTAGCAGAAGGAGCTCCCGCTTTCCGATTTCTGCTCAGCTGCACCACGATATTGAAATACTCATTGTTATTAGATCCTTTGATATCAACGAACCTTAAGCTGACTTTAGGGGGGCCGTGGCTGGTCGGTGGCAGTATTCTAAACAGAGTGTTAAAGGTGGGCCCGGGGTAGAGGTCAGACCTGGTATTCAACCTCTTGTACTTAAAATAGGGTCTACCATAATTGCATACATTGGCGTAATGTGGGATTGAATCCACCAGAAATCGATCATTCCCAAATAATGGCTAACATGTCTATCAATGAAGATTTAACATGAAACTTCACTACAACTAGCTTTTGCTACAGCATATGTGCCACTGAACCTGCtggaaataaaactttttcttctcatcttcaTCATTCATCTTTGGGTAGCTGTGGGCTTGAAGGATTCTTATGTTACTAAAAACCGGAAGACACAAATTCCTAAACACCAGCTTCCCTTTGCCTCATATTTTATGTTGCTTTAGCTCCACAATTTTGAGTGAAAAGAAATGAATTGGCTCAAATAAAATTATCCTTTcgagcatgaaaaaaaaaacaagaatttcacttgttttcttctgcctcttgcacaaccctcTAAGGGTGGTGACTGGGTCTGGACGAGGGAATGGCAAGGGGAACTACCCAGACCGATTTCCCAGCAAGAGGGCCCGGGCTTGCCGGCAGTGGAGAGAATGCAACCCAGGGTGTGTTTGGGTGAAGGAGGAAATTTGGGTGGAAAGCAGATTATGGATGTTCTTAAAACAAACATATGGTTGGTAACAGGAAATTGAGAAGTGTTTTCGCTGAGCACATCAAAAGTAGTTTTTCAGGCAAAATAGTGCAGCATTGATATCACAAGGGCCCGGCTAGTTAGGAAGCTGCTGTATGAATCCCAGCGTTTGGTACCAAGAGCCAGTTTCAGGGGACCAGCTatgaaaactggaagaaaaggGATTTCTGAAGGATGGTACAATGGAATTCAGTGACAGACCAGTCCCTAATAAAAGGGCTTGATCTCGCTGTGGCTGGCggggctcagtggaatgagcactggcctgcaaaccaaaggtcaccagtttgattcccagccagggcacatgcctggtttggaggccaggtccccagtagaaggtgcacaagagacaaccacacactgatgtttctctccctctccttctccctccctttccccctctctctctaaaaataaataaaattttttattttttatttttttataatttttaatttttttaatttaatttatttatttttagagagggaagggagggagaaagagagagagaaacatcaatgtgcggttgctgggggtcatggcctgcaacccaggtatgtgccctgactgggaatcgaacctgcaatgctttggttcgcagcccatgctcaatccactgagctatgccagccaggtaaaaaaataaataaaatatttttaaaaataaaataaaaaggcttgATCTAGTGAGAATAACAAACATCACTATCAGGAGACTGTCCTGTCAGAGAGCAGTGATGTGCTTCTTGTTTGTACAGATGATGAGACTTAAATTGGGCCCCAGGACGGgccttttttcatttgttttttttttttattttagttggttatattgattatattagtttcaggtgtacaatatagtgatctGGCATTTTTATACCTAACAGTGTGATCCCCCCACTAATTCCAGCAATCACCTGTCACTGTAAACCTTCGGGGAGCTTTGCCAGCAGAGCCCCGCATCTGCCACgcatgagaataagtctacccaGACATGATCTCTCGAAGGAGAAGGGCcgggagccttttcctcagtgggcttttattgggttcagtctgtgcaggaatacagataaagctcatcagtcattgtcaggcagtaaggatcaaacaatagatagcatacaaagaactatgagggcttattctgagtcagggtcagttggctaaagggctataaaactttgggaaacaaactcatttcatgcttggaccctttcagaaaattgagggcattcttagcacagcaggtttcacaggattttatgcattctttcttagggctgatcaccctagggaacctgcccgttcctgcccagggctgcaccgccctctgtcattgtttcaggcttaagtcaggcagaggaagtcaggcagccaagagattaggagacttcttgcagacagaatgaggactcaggctttgtcaaagccaaagggcgagggtccatcaccccctttctccacagtcccccaagtccttccctggggggggggggggcccttcatgaccatgcctgtcttaggtcgtccctcccttgaggaatcttacctgtcattggctaaccgatcacgCACTggaggccaagcagggtgaagtaacgGGGGGGtggaggcagcacccctgccagggagagaagctttgtctccttagtggcttagggtcccaaggtcactcactcagccttagccacggggggttacggcttctgaaaccaggcagggcaggtccCAACTTAAACtatcaaaatattattgactatattcccctcCCCTTTTGCATTTCCTTCGCAGGGGAGGAGGAATGCACAGACTGGATGTTCTGATTTACTCGGGTATCGGATGAGATGTGGTGAGACCAGAAAGGGGTAAAGGAGTTGCGGATACAGCAGGTAAGTACAGTACGATGGGAATGAACTATGAAGGGGGTGAAGTACAGTGGGCACAGGGTAAGATCAAAGGTTTAGATGTCCCTTGCTGTGTATTGTTCAAACGAGAATGAGAGAGAGCAAGCTggtaaaaatataagaaaaaaaactggagATAATCATCACCAGGTACAGAATACTGAGTACCTCTAGAAGGAGGGTGGGAGATGAGGTGGAATAGAAATACAATTTGCTTTTTCTATTATAGTTGACGTTCAATATTAGATTAGCTGCAGGTgtacggcatagtggttagacatttacatagTTTAAGAAGTGACCCCCTGGATGGGTCTAGCACCCCACCTGGCACCCTACGTGGTTATGACAAAGGACGCGCCCTTTTGAACAAGCAACGAAGACCGGGGCGGAGTGAAGTGGCCGTGCGGGCCAAGCAGGAGTGTCTCCAACATGATGTCTGTCACTGGCTCCACCCTCCCAGAAGGACGCCGCCAACCCTCGGAGCATCTGAGATTGAGACCAAGGGTTTTGGGGTATAAGAGGTAGTGAGAAGaaagttttgtgggtttttaatttttatttattggttttagagagagggagggagggagggagggggaaacatcaatttgttccacttaaCTATATGTACTCTTTGGTTGGTTGttatatgtgccctgagtgggaatcgaacccacaaccttggtgtatcaggaccaTGCTCTAGCTCAGTGGTCCCCAATTTTGTTGGCACCAGAGAcgggtttcatggaagacaatgtttccatggaccagggtgggggtggtgatttGGGGATGATTCAAATGCAttcattcaagctcacctcctgctgtgcatcCTGGCTCCTGACAGGCCAGCCCAGTACCGGCCCCCGGCCCTGAGGTTGAGGACCCCTGCTCTAACTGGCTAAGCTCCCCAGCCGGGGTGAGAAGGAAGTTTCTTACATTCTTCGTCCACCATCATGCCCCACACACAGGCCTCTTTCCTTTTCGTGCGGCAGCTGCAAGCAGCACTCATTTAGTTCAATTAGCCTGAGGAGCCAGATAGAGTACAGCTGGCTGGGGTCCGTCCCAGCCTCCTTCAGCCAGCTCAGCAAGCTCTCTGCTGCAGCAGGGCACCGTGACCGT from Phyllostomus discolor isolate MPI-MPIP mPhyDis1 chromosome 4, mPhyDis1.pri.v3, whole genome shotgun sequence encodes the following:
- the SOD2 gene encoding superoxide dismutase [Mn], mitochondrial codes for the protein MLSRAAYSTSRKLAPALGSLGCRQKHKLPDLPYDYGALEPHINAQIMELHHSKHHAAYVNNLNVTEEKYLDALQKGDVTTQISLQSALKFNGGGHINHSIFWTNLSPHGGGEPTGELLEAIIRDFGSFAKFKEKLTAVSAGVQGSGWGWLGFNKERGRLQIAACSNQDPLQGTTGLVPLLGIDVWEHAYYLQYKNVRPDYLKAIWNVINWQNVTERYVACRQ